In the Deltaproteobacteria bacterium genome, one interval contains:
- a CDS encoding NUDIX hydrolase → MEPKAWKTLSRRLIYENPWMRLHEDVVALPDGGRTIYGVVVFGDCVGVLPFVDKDNVLLVRQYRYVQKEGHRWEMPTGGVNDGEDWEQAAQRELAEEAGFRARRLTHICSYYTSKCICDETAHLYVGEDLVPAEARPDETEFLQRRIFPFEEALQMALHGEIRDSMTLLALMLASRRRQAEAGSRRERP, encoded by the coding sequence ATGGAACCAAAAGCCTGGAAGACCCTTTCTCGCAGGCTGATTTATGAAAATCCTTGGATGCGGTTGCACGAAGACGTGGTAGCATTGCCTGATGGCGGTCGGACAATTTATGGTGTGGTTGTCTTTGGAGATTGTGTAGGCGTGCTTCCTTTTGTGGACAAAGACAATGTTCTTCTAGTGCGGCAGTATCGATATGTGCAGAAAGAGGGCCATCGCTGGGAGATGCCGACAGGCGGTGTGAACGACGGGGAAGACTGGGAGCAGGCGGCACAGCGGGAACTGGCAGAAGAAGCTGGATTTCGGGCACGGAGGTTGACCCACATCTGCAGCTACTATACATCAAAATGTATCTGTGACGAAACAGCCCATCTTTATGTCGGCGAAGATCTGGTGCCTGCAGAGGCCAGGCCGGATGAGACCGAATTTTTGCAGAGGCGGATTTTTCCGTTCGAAGAGGCATTGCAGATGGCCTTGCATGGAGAGATCAGAGACAGCATGACCCTGCTGGCACTGATGCTTGCCTCTCGAAGACGCCAGGCTGAGGCTGGATCTCGGCGTGAGAGGCCATGA
- a CDS encoding TIGR04282 family arsenosugar biosynthesis glycosyltransferase, which produces MEDVLIVVAKQPVPGFTKTRLCPPLTPVEAAELYRCMMQDTLALAATIHTADHSLAYTPAEAFSYFRKLVSADFNLLPQTGKNLGERLANVLSHHFDLGYQRVVIMNSDGPTLPRDRIVEAFSCLDHAHITLGIGHDGGYYLIGMKRFHHTLFQDISWSTSLVIPQTLAVCAGLGLKVHKLPEWYDVDVEADLKRLQRELQQQPSLAPHTAAFLQRLPSKQGTS; this is translated from the coding sequence CAACCCGTGCCCGGGTTCACCAAGACTCGCCTCTGCCCACCTCTCACGCCAGTCGAGGCAGCCGAACTGTATCGTTGTATGATGCAGGATACCCTGGCCCTCGCGGCCACTATTCATACAGCTGATCATAGCCTGGCTTACACTCCTGCTGAAGCCTTCTCCTACTTTCGCAAACTTGTATCTGCCGATTTCAATCTGCTGCCGCAAACAGGGAAAAATCTGGGAGAACGGCTGGCCAATGTCTTATCCCATCATTTCGATCTGGGATACCAGCGGGTTGTCATTATGAACAGCGATGGTCCCACACTTCCACGAGATCGTATCGTGGAAGCTTTTTCCTGCCTGGACCATGCACACATTACCCTGGGAATTGGACACGACGGCGGCTATTATCTCATTGGCATGAAAAGATTTCATCACACTCTGTTCCAGGATATCTCATGGAGCACCAGCCTGGTGATACCGCAAACACTGGCAGTGTGCGCAGGACTCGGCCTGAAGGTTCACAAATTGCCCGAGTGGTATGACGTGGACGTGGAAGCAGACCTGAAAAGACTGCAGAGAGAACTGCAGCAACAGCCGTCCCTGGCGCCCCACACTGCCGCCTTTCTTCAACGTCTTCCCTCAAAGCAGGGAACCTCATGA